CCTCCGATCTGCGCACGCGCACGGCCGTCGCCGACGCCCTCGACGGGCTCGCCCGCGGCTTCGCACCGCCCGTGCAGAGCGTCGTGCCACAGACCGGTCCGGTGCAGACATCGGACGACCAGGCCCGCCGCCTGGCCGAGATCGCGGAGCGCCTGCGCCGCGGCGCATAGGCGAGGCATCCGTCGTCGCGACCCCCTGCCGAGCCACCCGTAGGCTGATGCCATGCCGACCCGAACCCCCTGGACCTGTGTGCTCTGGGACGTCGACGGAACGATCGTCGACGCCTCGGACGGCATCCTGCGGCGGCTCGCGATCACGCTCGAGCACTTCGGCAAACGCGCGCCGACGCGCGCCGAGCTCGTGCACTGGATCGGGCCCCCGATGTACGACTCGTTCCAGGCGAACGTGGGCATGACGCCGGCCGAGGCGACCGACGCCGTCTCGTTCTACCGCACCCTCGGCAAGGCGGACGGCTACACGACCGGGGCGAAGCTGTTCGCCGGCGTCGGCGAGCTCATCGAGGAGCTCTGCCGCCACGGCATCCCGCAGGCGACGGCGAGCTCGAAGCCCGAGATCCAGGTCGATGCCCTCATGGACCACTTCGGCCTCGCCCCGTGCTTCACGACGATCGTCGGGGCGACGCTCGACGAGAAGACGCTGAGCGCGAAGTCCGACGTCATCGCCGAGGCGCTCCGGCGTCTCGCCGTCGCCGGCGTCGACACCAGCCGCCCCGTCCTGGTGGGCGACCGTCATCACGACGTCGAGGGCGCCGCGGTGCACGGCGTTCCCGTCATCTTCGTCCGCTGGGGCTTCAGCTGGCCGCACGAGGCCGACGGCGCCCAGGCGGCCGTCGAGACCGTCGAGCAGCTGCGCTCCCTCCTCCTGGTCGACGACGCCGATGCCTGAAGCCCTCGCGAGCCTGCTGGGATGGATCATCCCGGCGCTCGTGGTGTTCGGCACCACCGCCATCGCGGTCGCCGTCACGGTCTGGGCCGTGCGAAGGGCCCGCCGGTCACCGAAGCGGCGCACGGCCGCGCTCGCGGATCGCGACCGCGCCGGCGTGCAGCTCGTCCGCCTCGACGACGCCGTCGCGGAGCTCGAGCTCGAGGTAGGGCTCTCCGGCGCGCTGTACGGCGGGGGCGCTCCTGCGTCGCTGCGCCGCGCGCGCCTGACGGCGCAGCACGTCCGCGACGCGTCGTTCGAGGAGTACCGCCTCGCCGGTGAGCCGACCGCGACGCCCGACGAGATCCGCCGGACGGCGACCCGCATCGAGCGCAAGACCGCCGAGGCGCTCGGTGTGATCCAGCGGGCCCGGTCCGAGCACAGCGCCTGGATGCGCGAGAACGTGTCGGCCGCCGAGCAGGTCGCCGCGGAGCAGGCGCGGCTCGCCGCTCTCCGCGCGGCGATGGGCGATCCCCGCCGGCTGGTGGAGGACCTGCGCTCCCGCTACGCCGTCGAGGAGTGGCGCGATGCGGCGCGGGCCGGCGAGTCGGCCGTGGCCGAAGCCGAGCAGGCCGAGCAGCTGCTCGCGCGCGCCGCCGAGGAGGCGGGCGACCCCACCCGGTCCGCCCTCGCCGACCTCGCCGCCGCCGAGCGCTCGCTCCGGCTCGCCGAGGCCGACGCGCGCACCCTCGAAGAGACCCACCGCCTCGTGACGCAGGCGGCGCAGGCGGTGGCCGGCGAGATCGCTGCGGCTCGCACGGCGCTCCGGCAGGCGCTGGTCACCCGCGAACAGCTCGAACCGGGCGACGCGGCCCGTCTCGGCGCCGAGATCCGCGTCATCTCCGATCAGCTGGACGCTCTCGAGACGGATGCCGCGGCCCGCCCCACCCGCACGATCGACCGCATCGCGCGCCTGCGTGATCGGCTAGACCTCGCGCTCGGCGATGCCCGGACGGCCCAGCAGCGGCTGCGGGGCGCGCGCACGGCGCTGCCCGGCACACTCGCCGCCGCGCGCGGCGCGATCGCGCAGGCAGAGGCATCCGTCGCCCACGCCCGCGCGGGAGCGCCCGCGCGCCTCCGGCTGCTCTCCGCCCAGCGGGAGCTCGCGGACGCACGACAGGCGGACGACCCCGTGGCAGCGCTGGATGCGGCGCGACAGGCGATGAGGGATGCCGAAGACGCCAAGGCACTGGCAGACTTCGAGCGAACCGGAGGCTGATCATGCGAATCCTCGCCCGCGTCCCCGCAACGCTCACGCTCGTCGTGCTGATCCTCGTGGCGGGGGTGGTGTGGCAAGGACTCTGGCGGCCCTTCGAGGACACCTCGACGTTCGACGTCGTCGCCTACGGGCTGCCCGCCCTGAGCGACGGCCGCTGGTGGACGCCCGTGACCGGCACGTTCTTCGTCAGTCAGCCGTGGGTGTACCTCTTCACGATCGCGAGCTTCGCGGGCATGGGGTATCTCGAGTCCCGCCGTGGCAGCCGCGCCGCGCTCGCCTACTTCGCAGTCGGGCAGCTCTTCGCCGTGCTCGCGTCGGCCCTCTTCCTGCTCGTATTCTCGATGACGCCGTGGCCGTGGGCGCAGGAGCAGGCGATGGTGCTGGATGTCGGACCCTCCGGCGGCACCATGGCCTGCATCGCGGCCGCCGTGGGCCTCTTCGTACAGCCCTGGCGCGTGCGGGCGTGGCTCGTGCTCCTCGGGTTCGTCGTCGTCGCCCTGCTGTTCTGGGGCGCCCTCGCCGATCTCGAGCACGCCCTCGCCGTGGTGCTGGTGCTCT
This genomic interval from Microbacterium sp. 4R-513 contains the following:
- a CDS encoding HAD hydrolase-like protein, producing the protein MPTRTPWTCVLWDVDGTIVDASDGILRRLAITLEHFGKRAPTRAELVHWIGPPMYDSFQANVGMTPAEATDAVSFYRTLGKADGYTTGAKLFAGVGELIEELCRHGIPQATASSKPEIQVDALMDHFGLAPCFTTIVGATLDEKTLSAKSDVIAEALRRLAVAGVDTSRPVLVGDRHHDVEGAAVHGVPVIFVRWGFSWPHEADGAQAAVETVEQLRSLLLVDDADA